The following proteins come from a genomic window of Pseudomonas syringae:
- a CDS encoding ATP-binding protein, with protein MPEHTQNLNALYRELDWLSSIIRQVVACYLKQDGHEALREEILPPDLEPEQSIYAQQVLAWQLGTHERLTLALALAPHLRPDALDTFFGINALTGRSFSEFGGLTGQSFNGFLPTGQTLVFLLSANQPVRRLDALRILAPQHRFAAEQLIGLERSDDKQPPLSGVLSLSEQWLHYLLTGEQVRPELSPAFPASPISTPLNWKDLVLDYNVRAQVEEIRAWLAHGQTLMQDWGLANKVKPGFRTVFYGPPGTGKTLTAALLGKTSGREVYRVDLSMVVSKYIGETEKNLGKVFDAASYKDWILFFDEADALFGKRTAASTSNDRHANQQTGYLLQRIEDFPGTVILATNLKSNMDEAFTRRFQSMVHFTMPSEAQRLQLWENAFDGICELEADVDLRQLARHHELAGGAIINVLRHCALSAISRNSRCVGHGDLIEGIKRELRKDNKTVQIRSHAS; from the coding sequence ATGCCCGAGCACACGCAGAACCTCAACGCCCTGTACCGGGAACTGGACTGGCTGAGTTCGATCATCAGACAGGTGGTGGCTTGCTATCTGAAACAGGATGGCCATGAAGCCCTGCGCGAGGAAATCCTGCCGCCTGATCTGGAGCCTGAACAGAGCATTTACGCGCAACAGGTACTGGCCTGGCAGCTCGGCACCCATGAGCGCCTGACCCTGGCTTTGGCGCTGGCTCCGCATTTGCGGCCTGATGCCCTGGATACGTTTTTCGGGATCAATGCCTTGACCGGGCGCAGTTTCAGCGAGTTCGGTGGCCTTACCGGGCAGAGCTTCAATGGCTTCCTGCCAACCGGACAGACGCTGGTGTTTCTGCTCAGCGCCAACCAGCCTGTCAGGCGCCTGGACGCGCTGCGAATTCTGGCTCCGCAGCATCGGTTCGCTGCCGAGCAGCTGATCGGCCTCGAACGCAGCGACGACAAACAGCCGCCGCTGTCGGGGGTACTGAGCCTGTCGGAGCAGTGGCTGCATTATTTATTGACCGGCGAACAGGTACGGCCGGAGCTGAGCCCGGCATTTCCCGCCAGCCCGATCAGCACACCGCTGAACTGGAAAGACCTGGTGCTGGATTACAACGTGCGTGCGCAAGTGGAAGAAATCCGTGCGTGGCTTGCCCATGGCCAGACACTGATGCAGGACTGGGGGCTGGCGAACAAGGTCAAACCGGGTTTCCGTACAGTGTTTTATGGCCCGCCCGGCACCGGCAAAACCCTCACCGCCGCCCTGTTGGGCAAGACCAGCGGGCGCGAGGTGTACCGCGTCGATCTGTCGATGGTGGTTTCCAAATACATCGGCGAAACCGAAAAAAACCTCGGCAAGGTGTTCGATGCTGCCAGCTATAAAGACTGGATTCTGTTCTTCGACGAAGCCGATGCGCTGTTTGGCAAGCGCACGGCAGCCTCGACCTCCAACGACCGCCACGCCAACCAGCAAACCGGTTACCTGCTGCAGCGTATCGAAGACTTTCCCGGCACCGTGATCCTGGCCACCAACCTCAAGTCGAACATGGACGAAGCGTTCACCCGGCGCTTTCAGTCCATGGTCCACTTCACCATGCCTTCGGAGGCGCAACGTTTACAACTGTGGGAAAACGCCTTCGACGGCATCTGCGAACTGGAAGCTGATGTCGACCTCCGGCAACTGGCCCGGCATCACGAGCTGGCGGGTGGAGCGATCATCAACGTGCTGCGCCACTGCGCGCTCAGCGCCATCAGCCGTAATAGCCGCTGCGTGGGCCACGGCGACCTGATTGAAGGCATCAAACGCGAACTGCGCAAAGACAACAAGACCGTGCAAATCAGGAGCCATGCCTCATGA
- a CDS encoding contractile injection system tape measure protein, translating to MSSENMIARCRWQSTFDHQDQAAALQDFISQWSHSVLEQELDVFFSERCPAHQTWRIDTLQLDLGDIALEDMALELPRRLRVCLQTAFDELLSLPRSSASSRTESNLRILDMGQTLEDSLIGFLRHGSMPWWFKDARNIQQILDQLLSEQPDRVARILRDLGQSETVRKRVVWQLGETRLGRIIGLLEPWQAEVACTYAHQFIVLHNKRNVPNANSADYRNQVWLSVLSYLLVDRGTLFNTAAFLRSVIGRNARHYGLDPATLLELMFQAVQTLRPLGMIGLAFVTAIEMIYRQDQARLPGNMTAVSTQTLSPPEVDPSLSPIMDTRDQLLSDLLQPGSTCIDVWLERQPDRVQALHWLVMQRHVPAVEHWLLAQLPAELNPPQETLKQWGRLLIVSGCWQGAEALLERQLTQLFWSVSLDVRQQRLSAAQLLARMALSASLRLNISLTNLLSAWRTQPPGLRHTQWHEAYATLIQHAQVKSELQTQPSTAATHDFTQDYAGHYLQHPRVLDIARHMLLHGQAPSWLKSAEPFDLTRLLHDSIHGHAAALKALLKDAARRPAVLFRLLQAVTFAWLVDALRVIAQSQYAVLQSLGAFHHWLLDLALPAVSRAQREAVLFELLLKRGLAGDWAALQPVALVETYVAQLVRQRPVSRAALYSAMAPQLGKLPSALCQAVGVVLRGAELPHSALVPVPAPFKTDVIENVALPISNAGLVLLHGFITPLFSWLKLTEECDATAKTVFVSELAQRRAVHVLQFLASGLTETPEHYLTLNKLLCGVAIEQPVELSIELHEAERALCHSLMTAVIGHWPAIGKTSFEGLRGNWLIRGGVLQRSGERWHLSVERRAYDLLLARCPFTYSVIKLPWMEKPLYVTWPT from the coding sequence ATGTCGTCTGAAAACATGATTGCCCGTTGCCGTTGGCAGAGCACTTTCGATCATCAGGATCAGGCAGCTGCCCTGCAGGATTTCATCAGCCAGTGGAGCCATTCGGTGCTGGAGCAGGAGCTGGACGTGTTTTTCAGCGAGCGCTGTCCGGCCCATCAGACCTGGCGCATCGATACACTGCAACTGGATCTGGGCGACATCGCCCTTGAAGACATGGCGCTGGAGTTGCCGCGGCGCTTGCGCGTCTGTTTGCAGACAGCGTTCGATGAGCTGCTCAGCCTGCCTCGATCATCAGCGTCGAGCCGCACCGAATCGAACCTGCGCATCCTGGATATGGGCCAGACGCTGGAAGACAGCCTGATCGGGTTCTTACGCCACGGCAGCATGCCCTGGTGGTTCAAGGACGCTCGCAATATCCAGCAGATACTGGATCAACTGCTAAGCGAGCAACCCGACCGTGTGGCTCGAATCCTGCGCGACCTCGGGCAGTCGGAAACGGTACGCAAGCGAGTCGTCTGGCAATTGGGTGAAACACGGCTAGGCCGCATAATCGGTTTGCTGGAGCCATGGCAAGCAGAAGTGGCATGTACGTATGCCCATCAATTTATTGTGCTGCACAACAAGCGCAATGTGCCAAACGCCAATTCAGCCGACTACCGCAATCAGGTCTGGCTGAGCGTCTTGTCCTATCTGCTGGTCGATCGTGGCACGCTGTTCAATACCGCCGCTTTTCTGCGCTCGGTCATCGGACGCAACGCCCGGCATTACGGTCTTGATCCTGCGACCTTGCTTGAACTGATGTTTCAGGCGGTACAGACCTTACGCCCGCTGGGCATGATTGGCCTGGCGTTCGTCACCGCGATTGAAATGATTTACCGGCAGGATCAGGCTCGCCTGCCTGGCAACATGACAGCGGTGTCGACGCAGACCCTCAGCCCACCCGAGGTCGACCCATCGCTCAGCCCGATAATGGATACGCGGGACCAACTGCTGAGCGATCTTCTGCAACCGGGCAGCACCTGCATCGACGTCTGGCTGGAGCGCCAGCCGGACCGCGTTCAGGCGCTGCACTGGCTTGTCATGCAGCGGCATGTCCCGGCCGTCGAGCACTGGCTCCTCGCACAGTTGCCCGCTGAACTGAACCCGCCCCAGGAAACCTTGAAGCAGTGGGGCAGGTTATTGATCGTATCGGGTTGCTGGCAGGGCGCCGAGGCCCTGCTTGAACGGCAACTGACACAGCTGTTCTGGTCGGTCAGCCTCGATGTTCGCCAGCAGCGTCTCAGCGCGGCGCAGTTACTGGCACGCATGGCCCTTAGCGCGAGTCTGCGTCTGAATATCAGCCTGACAAATCTGCTATCAGCGTGGCGTACGCAACCGCCAGGCCTGCGACATACCCAATGGCATGAAGCGTATGCGACGTTGATACAGCACGCCCAGGTGAAATCCGAGCTTCAGACGCAGCCTTCAACCGCAGCGACCCATGACTTCACTCAGGATTACGCCGGGCATTATCTGCAGCACCCGCGTGTGCTGGACATCGCCCGTCATATGCTGCTGCATGGCCAGGCACCGTCGTGGCTCAAGTCTGCCGAACCGTTCGATCTGACTCGCTTGCTCCACGATTCAATCCACGGCCACGCGGCAGCGCTGAAAGCGCTGCTCAAGGATGCCGCGCGGCGACCCGCCGTACTGTTTCGTCTCCTCCAGGCGGTGACTTTTGCCTGGCTCGTTGACGCTCTGAGAGTCATTGCCCAGAGTCAGTACGCCGTCTTGCAGTCGCTTGGGGCATTCCATCACTGGCTGCTCGACCTGGCCTTACCCGCCGTCAGCCGGGCGCAGCGTGAAGCGGTACTGTTCGAGTTGTTGCTCAAGCGTGGGCTTGCTGGCGACTGGGCGGCCCTGCAACCAGTGGCACTGGTCGAAACTTACGTCGCGCAGCTGGTGCGTCAGCGCCCGGTGAGCCGCGCCGCGCTGTACAGCGCCATGGCGCCGCAGTTGGGTAAGTTACCAAGCGCCTTGTGCCAGGCCGTGGGTGTTGTGCTGCGGGGGGCCGAATTGCCGCACAGCGCACTCGTTCCGGTGCCCGCGCCGTTTAAAACCGACGTTATCGAGAATGTTGCACTGCCCATCAGCAATGCCGGCCTTGTGCTGCTGCATGGCTTCATAACGCCGCTGTTCTCGTGGCTCAAATTGACTGAAGAGTGTGACGCGACAGCGAAAACCGTTTTTGTCAGCGAACTCGCGCAACGGCGCGCCGTGCATGTCCTGCAGTTTCTCGCTTCCGGGCTGACCGAAACCCCGGAGCATTATTTGACGCTTAACAAGCTCCTGTGTGGCGTTGCCATCGAGCAGCCGGTGGAGTTGTCGATTGAGTTGCACGAAGCAGAAAGAGCGCTGTGCCATAGCCTGATGACGGCGGTCATCGGTCATTGGCCGGCAATCGGCAAGACCAGCTTTGAAGGGCTGCGGGGTAACTGGTTGATCCGCGGCGGCGTTCTGCAACGCAGTGGTGAGCGCTGGCATTTGAGTGTGGAACGTCGCGCCTATGACCTGTTGTTGGCCCGTTGTCCGTTCACTTACTCGGTTATCAAATTGCCCTGGATGGAAAAACCGCTGTATGTCACTTGGCCGACGTGA
- a CDS encoding GPW/gp25 family protein, translating into MEDSSFLGSGWSYPIVFEDANLQLRMSAAVENINQSIHLLLNTPIGSRSLLPDYGSKLSTFLFRHIDATAQEEIIQSVTFTLLNGEPRIDVENVRLSVNDGGATVEVFITYVVRQTNARHNHVFPFSSLEGSNLEVTG; encoded by the coding sequence ATGGAAGACAGCAGCTTTCTCGGTTCTGGCTGGTCTTATCCGATTGTGTTTGAAGACGCCAACCTTCAATTGCGCATGAGCGCTGCCGTTGAAAATATCAACCAGTCGATACACCTGTTGTTGAATACTCCCATTGGCAGCCGAAGCTTGTTACCGGATTACGGCAGTAAATTGTCCACTTTTCTGTTTCGGCACATAGACGCGACTGCCCAGGAGGAGATCATTCAGTCGGTGACGTTCACGCTGCTCAATGGTGAGCCTCGTATCGACGTCGAGAACGTCAGGCTTTCTGTCAATGATGGTGGTGCAACGGTCGAGGTTTTTATCACCTACGTCGTCCGACAAACCAATGCCAGGCATAACCACGTATTTCCGTTTTCAAGCCTTGAAGGCTCCAATCTGGAGGTAACGGGTTAA